Part of the Paenibacillus sp. FSL R7-0273 genome is shown below.
GTACTGCTTGGCAAGCTCAGTGATTTTGCGCTTCTTTGCGCTGCTCACACCGCCGATAATCAGATTCTGGTTCGGGGTAAGCCGGAAATCACCGGTGTGGATTTTGGCAATCTCACGCAGTCCGGTCATCAGCTGATACCCTTCCTCGTCCTGAATGCGTCCGCTCTGGATGTAGAGAGTCAGGTTCCATTTACCGTCATAGCCTTTAACCCAGCCGTACCGGTCACCGTTGTGGTCAAAATGGTATTCCCGTGCTGCTTCAAGCTCCCAGCCCAGCCGCTTCTGCAGCTCGCCTTTGAACCATTCCAGCCCGTGGCGGTCGATCGTATATTTGAACCGGGCGTTCTTGCGGACCGAACGGTTGCCGTAGTCCCGCTGGATGGTCACCGTCTTCTCAGCGAGATCAATCATCTGATCCGGCCGGACGAAGCCGATTACCCGTCCGAGCTGCGGATACGTGCTGGTATCGCCGTGAGTCATCCCCATTCCGCCGCCAACCGATACATTAAAGCCGGCGAGCCTGCCGTCTTCAAGGATAGCGATGAAGCCCAGATCCTGGGAGAATACATCAACGTCATTGGATGGCGGTACCGCTAGACCGATCTTGAATTTGCGGGGCAGATATACCGGACCGTAGATCGGTTCGACCTCTACATCCGCTTTGCTGTCGACAACCTTCTCGCCGTCCAGCCAGATTTCGTGGTAGGCCGGAGTGCGCGGAGCAAGATGATCGCTGATTTTGCGGGCCCAGTCATAGACCTCGGAATGAACCTCAGACTGGTAAGGGTTCGGGCTGCTCATGACGTTGCGGTTGACGTCACCGCAGGCCGCCAATGTGGTCATTAGGGTATCGTTAATGGTCCTGATCGTTTTTTTGAGATTCCATTTAAGCACGCCGTGCATTTGAAAAGCCTGTCTGGTCGTCAAACGCAGAGTACCGTTTCCGTATTTGTGGGCCAGCTCATCCATTACAAGCCATTGCGCCGCCGAGGCTACGCCCCCCGGAGCAACTACGCGCAGCATGAACTGAAAGGCAGGCTCCAGCTTGGAGCGTTCACGCTCATTGCGCAAATCGCGGTCATCCTGCATGTAGCTGCCGTGGAATTTGAGCAGCCGGTTGTCGTCCTCAGGCAGACCGCCTGTTACCGGATTGCGCAGCGTCGCTTCGAGGGCGCCGCGCAGATAATTGCTTTCCAGCTTAATATGTTCAACATCACTTGGCGGTCCGCCGATCGGCTTCACCGCTGATTCATTATTTGACACTATAATCTTCTCCTTCCGGGCCATCCGCTGTCCTTAATATACATCGCGCTGATAACGCTGTTCCTGCTGCAGATTCTCCAGATAAGCCGCTGCAGCCTCAGGGCTGAGGCCGGCCTCCTCTTGAATAACGGTTACGAGTGCTGTATGAACATCATGCGCCATATGCTTCTCGTCGCCGCATACATAGACGTGGGCACCTTCCTGCAGCCAGGCGTACAGCTCCTTGCTGTGCTCAAGAATGCGGTGCTGCACATACACCTTCTCCTCCGTATCCCGGGAGAAGGCTACGTCCAGCTTGTTCAGCACGCCTTCCTTAAGCATCCGCTGCCAGTCTGTCTGGTAGAGGAAGTCGGTTACGAAATGACGGTCCCCGTAGAACAGCCATGTCTTTCCGCCTGCACCCTGCTCACCGCGTTCCTCAAGGAAGGAGCGGAACGGGGCAACACCCGTACCCGGACCGATCATAATGACCGGTACATCCGGGTTAACCGGAAGCTTAAAGTTCGGATTACTCTGGATATAGACCGGCAAGGTGTCGCCCGGCTGCACACGTTCGGCACAATGCACCGAGCATACGCCGTAGCGCTCACGCCCGTGCGTTTCATAGCGCACAGCCCGGACTGTAAAGTGAACCTCTTCCGGATTGGCGTTGTAGCTGCTGGAGATGGAATAGAGTCTGGCCGGCAGCTTGCGAAGAATCGTTACAAAGCTGCTGGCCGCTGCATTCCAAGGCCCGAAATCATTAATCAGATCCAGCAGATCGCGGCCCTGAATATAGGATTTCAGCTCCTGCTGTGCCTCCGGAGCAAGCAGCGCCTGCAGGCCGGGTGCTGCAGACAGCTTCGCCGCCTGTTCAAGCAGCGGTTTGGTCAGGACAGTAATCTCATAATGGCGCAGCAGCGCTTCGCGCAATGTGCCTTCATCGCCCTTCTTATTCAAGGGCACCGTTTCATCGGCATTCCAGCCCGCTGCAGCGATAATATCCGCTACCAGCTGCGGGTGGTTCTCCGGATAGACCCCCAGAGAATCCCCCGGCTCAAAGGTCAGGCCGGAGCCGGCAAGCGACAGCTCCAGGTGGCGGGTCTCCCGGTCTGAGCCGCGGCCGTTCAGGTTCAGATTCTCCAGTACTTCAGCCTGGAAGGGAAGATTACGTGAATATGGAGACTGCGGCTCATCTGCCTTCTCTGCAGCCTGAACTGCCGCGTCAGCAAGCTGCGGCGCATTCTGCGGTCCGTTCAGCGCTTCTAGCACCTTAGCGAACCAGTCTGCTACAGGCTCGTCGTAATCAAGATCACAATCAATGCGCGGACTCAGGCGGGTGCCGCCCAGCTCTTCAAGGCGCTGGTCAAAATCTTTACCGGTCTGGCAGAAGAATTCATAGGAGGTATCCCCCAGCCCGAGCACTGAATAACGAAGCGCTTCAAGCTGCGGAGCTCTTTTGCTGTAGAGAAATTCATGGAAGGCCCGGGCATTGTCCGGCGGTTCCCCTTCCCCATGGGTACTGACCAGAATCAGCAGGTTCTCGACCTTCTTAAGCGTATTCGGCTTAAAGGCATTCATTGCCGACACGCTTACCTGAAAGCCCTGCTCTTCAAGCTTGCGGGACAGGCTGGTTGCCAGCCGCTGGCAGTTGCCGGTCTGCGAGCCGAACAGTACGGTCACCTCACGGGATACGGGAGGAGCGGCAGCCGGTACTGCGCTTGGGGCTGCCTGCACCAATGCCGGCTGTTCACCGGCTGCCGCTGCGGCCCCGGCTCCCCGCAGGGACATAGCGGATAAATATCCGCCCAGCCAGATTTGCTGTGACTCCGTCAATGTCGGCAGCAGCTGGTTCAGCAGCTGGACCTGGCTTTCGTTAAACGGGCTGTTCGTAACTTGTAGTTGCACCAATATGGACCTCTCCTTAGCAAACAATCTTCTACTCTTCTAACATCTTGAACTCAGGCTATCATAATTATCTGAAACGATCAACGAGTCTGATCATGCCTCATTTTTGTCATTTATGTCATTTTATCCAATAAAATAGCGAAAAGCGGCTTAAATCAGAGTAAAACACTCCGATTTGGGCCGCTTCATTATTATTAATGATAACATGCATTAGATAATCTGATATTACAATTTTGCAGTTGAGCCCTTTTTGAGCGTCCCCGGCACTTCAGACAGGCGTTCAAACCCAGCCTCTGCCCGTTTACGGCGGACCAGCAGCATAAGAGGGAGCCCTGACAGCACCAGCAGCGCCGCAACCAGGAATACATCATTTATCCCCATTGTGAAGGACTGCTGATGCAGATCAGCACCTGCCAGCGTCAGCCCTCCGGCTCCGCTTAGCTCACGGGCATGTGCGGCCTCCCTGCTGGAGAGCAGCGAGGTGAACACGGCAATTGCCAGCGAGCTGAGCACGTTGCGCACCCAGTTATTAATTGAGGTTGCATGCCCCGACCATTCCGCCGGAATCTCCTCCATGGAGGCGGTGCTGCTTGGTACATTTGCCAGCCCGATCCCCAGATTCCGCACTACCATTGCCCATAAAATGAAGCTATGATCGATGCCTGCATGCAGCCTGCTCATCAGAAACAGGCCGGCAAAGATGCAGACGATCCCGGCAGATATCAGCTTCACCGGGCCGAGACGCGGATACAGCTTGCCGACTACCGGACTGAGCAGAGCAAGCAGCACAGAGGACGGAAGCAGAATCAGACCCGTCTTGAGCGTGGTTGCCCCTTCCACCGTCTGCAGGAACAGCGGTGTCAGATAGGTTCCGGCATACATTGCCACTGTAACGATGCTATAAATGCTGAGCATCACCGTAAAACGCCGGTTCTTCAGTACACGCAGATTAAGCAGCGGCACCTCTGTCTTCAGCTCCCGCAGAACAAACAGAACAAGCAGTATAATCCCCAGTGCAATCATGGACAGCGTCTTCCAGGAGGTCCATCCCCAGCTGCCGCCCTGGCTGAATGCTCCCAGCAGGGACAGGCTGCCGAGAACTACCGTCAGCAGTCCCGGAACATCAAAGGACTTTGGAACATTCATCCGGTAGTACGGTATCAGCTGCTGCGTCAGAATAACAGCCGCAATTCCGACAGGCAGGTTGATCAGGAACAGCCAATGCCAGCTGGCGAACTGTAGCAGCCAGCCGCTGAAGGTGGGACCGACAGCCGGAGCAACCATAGCCGACAGCGACCATAGGCTTACAGCAAAGGGACGCCGCTCCTGCGGGATAACCTGGAAGATGATGGTCATCGTACATGCCATAATCAGCCCGCTGCAGGAGCCCTGCAGCATACGGAATACAATGAGCATTCCGGGATTCCAGGAGACAGCACAGAGCAGTGAAAATAAAGTAAAACCCGATAACGCGAATGTGTACAGCCGTTTATAACTGAATCGGCCGCCCAGGTAACCGGCCAGCGGCGCTGTAACACCTGTTGCCAGCATAAAGCCGGTTACCATCCACTGCATCGTGTGCAGTCCGGAGCCGAATTGATCCATCAGAATCGGCACAGCTATATTAATGGTTGTAGTACTTAGTACAGAGAGAAAATTCCCGAAGAAAATAGCGGTCATTACCGGCCAGAAAGGAATCTTCCCTTTTTCTGCTAATTCCAAGAACCATCCCCTCCTTTTTATTATGTCTATATTTACATATGTAACTTGACTTTATTAATGTTATAGCTACACAATAGTTATGTCAATGCTGACATATAAGCGTTATTCGCGGTAAAACCGGATCAATAGAGACTGGAGGTCATTAAAGTAATGAATACACTGTCTTACGGGCTGCTCGCGCTGCTGACAGCGAATCCGCTGACCGGCTATGAACTGACGCAGGGCATCAAACCGTTGTGGAGGGCCGGGCACAGCCAGATTTATCCCCTGCTGCAGACTATGGAGACCAAAGGCTATATCCGTCACGAGCGGATTGAGCAGTCCGACAAGCCGGACAAAAAAATATATACCATTACAGAAGCCGGCATCTCGGTGCTTCAGGAATGGGTAAGGCTCCCTGCTGAGCCGGCTGTCCTGCGTGACGAGCTGCATTTCAAGCTATATAGCCTGTGGCTTACCGAGCCGGAGGAAGCCAAGGCATTACTGCAAAAGCGCGCCGAATTCAACCGGAGCGAGCTGGACCGGTACAATCTGCTGATCAAGGCCAATGAAGCGCTTCGCGATGAGCGCGGCGAGACACGGGAGCTGAAAGCGACGACCTTCGGACGGTATCTGCTGCTTCAGAAACGGGTGATGGCAATGAAGGCCTCCATTGAGTTCTGTGAATGGGCCATCGGGGAGCTGGAGCACGGCGGTCTGCCGCCTGCAGATTGATCGGGGACATCCGCCGCTCAGATCAGATAACCAAAAAGGCCGCCCGGTAAGTCATCTTCATGACTTAACAGGCAGCCTGTTTCACTTGAAAGCTATTCAGTTCTCCTTCATTTGCCGCCGCTTGTGCCGGCTGCTCTTTACTTGCTCCAGAATCAGATGCAGCAGGAACAGCAGCATTCCTGCATTAATCGCCAGATCGGCCAGATTCATAATGCCTCCGCCTTCCCCGAACATAAGGAAATCTGTCACCTGATGATACAGCACCCTGTCAATCCCGTTTCCGGCAGCCCCGCCTACCAGAAAACCGCTGGCCGCCTCCAGCAGCGGTCCCTGCAATTCTCCCTTCCGCCGGTAATAGAACACTGCCGCAATAAACAGTACCGCTACAATAGCGAAATATTTCCCGTATCCCTGAAACGAGCTGAAGGCAGCACCGCTATTTTCATAATAGGAAAAGGTCACATGCCCCTCCCAGAACGGAATAATCTCTCCCAGCTCCATGTTCGCCCTCACAATCCATTTGGCAGCCTGGTCTGCCGCAAACACCACTGCTGCAATTACATAAAAGAGCACAAGCGGCGCCTCCCTTAGTTCCTATTTATTATCCGCTGGCCGGATTTCTGCCTCAAGCTTATCACATGACAGAGGATGTTTTCATCTTTGTCACATTTACCACAGTCCCTTAACCCTCAACGCCGTCCCGGGTCCCGCAGTGCATCCGCTGTTACGACTAAATCATTACGGGTTAAACACTCTTAGATTCTATTGACCGACTGGAGGGCGGTACCGCATGGATTATGGACTCATACTCGTTAAACTGATCGCAGGCTTTATCGGACTCTGGGCAATGACGCGGCTGCTCGGCAAAAAGGAGATTACCGCCCTGACACCGTTTGACTTCATATCGGCGGTTATTCTGGGCGATCTTGTCGGGGATACGATTTATGAAAAAGAGCACACTGTGCTGATGCTGATTTTCACACTGACCGTGTGGACCCTGTTATCCGTCACCTTTGAAAAAATCACGCTCCACTTTCCCCGGCTCCGCAAGCCGCTGGAGGGGGAACCGGAAATTCTGATCCGTGACGGCAAGCTTGATCTCGCCAGGCTGCGCAAAAACAATCTTGACCTAGAGCAGCTGCAAATGATGCTGCGGGCCAAGGATACCTTTTCGGTCAGCGAGGTCGCGTACGCCATCTATGAGACAAACGGCTCGCTGAGCATTCTCAAAAAAGCGCAGTATGAGCCGGCAACCCGCGAGGACCTGCTCGTGCCTGTCCCCGACTCCGTCCTGCCGGTAAGCATCATCGAGGACGGAATTGTGCAGCGTGAGACCCTCAGCAAGCTGGGGCATGATGAAGAGTGGCTGTCCAAAGAGCTCCGCAAGCTAGGCTATGCCGGACCGCAGTCGGTGGCTTACGCGGAAATTACAGAAGAGGGGGAGCTGGCAGTCATCTCTTCTGTATCATACTGAGGCGGCGGACAAGCTTCCGGTCGCGGGGCAGGCATTTATGCCTCTCATTTTCGCCTCGCGCCTGCTTTCGGCGATTTCAGAGGCACTTATGCCTCTCATTTCCGCCTCACGCCTGATTTCGGCGATTTCAGAGGCATAAATGCCTCTCATTTTCGCCTCGCGCCTGCTTTCGGCGATTTCAGAGGCATAAATGCCTCTCATTTCCCGGCCCGCGCCCTAACACTCGCCGCAATGCTTCTAACCCGCATTACATTAACACAAAGCAGCGGCCCCCTGGATAACGGAAGCCGCTGCTTTTCTGCCCACAACTATATAGTTTCTTGCCTTAAACAAAATCAATTGAACAAATCAACTTGCTATAGGCTCAGCCGGAGCAGAGTCTCAAAGCTAATAATCACCAGCTAAAGCTAATCACCAGGCGTAGGCCTCAGGAGCCGGCTTACCCGGACCCGGGAAGATTTCATCCAGCTTCTTCAGCGTCTCCCCGTCCAGCTCGATTTCGGTTACGCGCAGTGAATCCTCAAACTGCTGGATGGTTCTCGGCCCGATAATCGGCGCTGTAACCGCCGGATTCGCCAGCACCCAGGCCAAGGCAACCTGGTCCTCATGCTCACCCAGCTCTTTGCAGAGCGCAGAGAACTGCTCGAGCTTGCTGCGGTTCTGCTCGAGCTTGGCCGACCGGGCGCTGCGGACGCCGCTCTTAGCCAGTGCGTTACGGCCCAGCAGCCCGCCGGCCAGCGGACTCCATGGAATAACGCCGAGTCCCAGCTCCTGCGAGGCCGGCAGCACCTCCAGCTCAGGCGTCCGCTCCAGCAGATTGTACAGGTGCTGCTCGGAGACGAGGCCAAGGAAATTGCGCGCCTTTGCCTGGGCCTGGGCAGCAGCAATATGCCAGCCGGCAAAGTTGCTGCTGCCGATGTAATCCATTTTGCCCTGGGCAATCGCATTCTCAAAGGCGCCCCACAGCTCATCCCAGGATACGTTACGGTCCACATGGTGCATCTGGTAAAGCTCAATATGGTCGGTCTGCAGGCGCTTCAGGGAACCGTCCAGATGCCGTCTGATCTTATAGGCAGACAAGCCCGCGCCGGAATTGGGACCGTCAAGCTCATCGAACATATCGCCGTATACTTTAGTAGCCAGCACGACCTTCTCGCGCCGCCCGCCGCCCTGCTTAAACCAGCGGCCGATAATTTCCTCCGTCCAGCCCCGGCGTTCCTGGCCGCCATAGACATTGGCCGTATCAAAAAAGTTAATTCCCGCATCCAGTGCGGCATCCATAATCCGGAAAGCATCCTTCTCTTCGGTCTCCGGGCCAAAATTCATCGTTCCGAGACAGAGCTGGCTGACCTTAAGGCCTGATTTACCCAAATAACTGTACTTCACTTGTAATTCCTCCCTTTAATCCTTGAATGGTTGTCCGCAGTTCATTCCCACTATACCCCTTAGAGTCCACTATAAGGCAAGTAGTTTTGCTCAAAAAAACAAGCCCTGCAGCCAGGACTTGTTCATGTAGCTATTAATTTATTGTTCAGCTGTATGACTGCTGTCCGGAAAGAGCACTTCTCCGGTTCCCTGCCTGCTGTTGTCCACAATCTCCTGCAGAGTGCCTGTAAGCTCATTCGGAGGATACGGCTTGGTTAAATATTTTTGCACCTTATCCATCATTATTTTGTCCGTCTTATCCAGGGCAGAGGAAATGATAATCGGGACAGGCGCGGTGCGTGTGTCATTCTTCAGCATGCGGATCAGATCCCAGCCGTCCAGCTCCTCACCCAGCATAAGATCAACAACAATCGCTACAAAAGGCGTCCTGAGCGCCTGCTCAAAGGCCTGCTGCGGGTGATAATGATGGATTACGCGGAAGCCCTTGCCCTTCAGCTCCTCCGACAGCAGCAGCGACAGGCTGTAGTCATCCTCGACAATCATTACGTTCGGCTTCTGCTCCTTGTCCGCATTCAGCTTCACCGGCTCATCCTCATGGCGGCTTCCTGCCGTATGCAGCACCGGGAGGCTGAACCATACTGTTGATCCTTCCCCTTCCTCCGACTCAATGCCGATGGAGCCCTTATGCTTCTCAATAATCTCCTTGCAGATCGCCAGCCCCAGGCCGGTTCCGCCAATCCGCTTGGACGCGCTGTTGTCCACTCTTCTGAATTTCTGGAACAGCTGGCCGATCTGATTCTTCGGAATGCCCAGCCCGTGATCCTGAATCTGCACGATAATCCGTTCAGCCTCGTTATGCAGAGAGACCTTGATCTCGCTTGCTCCCGGCGAAAACTTGATTGCATTGCTGAACAGGTTCGTCATCACCTGAACAATTTTATCGCGGTCAACCTCAACCTCGGCGTTGTGCGCTTCATCCTCATACGTAAAGGTATGTGTGCCGCTAAGCTTATACTGGTCTATGACGCCGAAGACCAGCGTGCTGAGATTCAGCGGCTCCTGGTTGTACTGCTGGGTGCCCGATTCCATCCGCTGCAGATCCAGAAAATCATTAATCAGATCGGTCAGCCGCTGGGCTTCCCGGTGAATGGTCTCCAGATATTTCAGCTGCTTCTCCGGCTTCATCGTCTTGGTTAAGAGCAGCTCGGTGAAGCCCAGTACGCTCGACAGCGGTGTCCGCAGCTCATGGCTGACTGTGCTGACCAGCTCCGACTTCATCACATCCAGCTCATATTCACGGGTAATATCGCGGTGCACGAACAGCGTCCCGACACGGGTGTCCCGGCGGAACACTGGTATGGCATACATGTCCACATGCTTCAGCGGATCCCTGCCGATGGAATACTTCATCGAGCTGGATTCAATGAAATGCTCGGACATAGCCTTCTGGTAGAACAGCTCCAGCTCCTCCGACTCATTGGCCATCCGGATAAAGTGCCCGGTCCAGTGCTCCTGCGGAATCAGATAGCCCTCGGTCCATCCGTGATAATCAAACAGCTGGGCAAGCGCCCCATTCATCTGGAGCATGCTGCCGTCCATCTGTACAAACTGGATGCCTTCGTTGACATTATTGACAATATCGCGGTTGAGCCTGCGTCCATGCTCGATTTCCTCGTACATGAACAGGCGCTCGATGGCCAGCCCTACCCGGTTCATCATGCCTCTGATTTCGTTAATCTCATCATCACTGAAGGAATGCCCGATCCGTGTCCCGCAGAATACGGCGATCACTTCGTTATCGGCATTTACAACCGTTGAATAATAATCAAAGGAGTGGACCGGCTCAGGCGCAATCCCCTGCTCCCGCTCCGTCGCGGGACGTTTGGTGATATAGGATTTCTCCGACTGCATCCGGTACAGCATATTGCCGCTCTCGCTGCCCAGATACCGGTCAACGTTCGCCTGCGGAACGCCCTTGACCACTGTAATCTGATCCTTGACCAGGAAAAATACACTGGAGTCAAACGCATACTGCCTGTTCATGAATTCGATAAATTTCTCGGCGAATTCCTGCTTGTCGAGCGTATAGGTGATGTCATGGTTAAGCTGATTGCTGCGCTCCAGCATCGTCTTGGTCTGCTCGGTTTTTTTGAGCGTCTCCGCCAGCTCCTGCTGGACATTTTTCATGGAGGTAATGTTATTCGCAATCAGAATGTACTGGTAGACCTGCCCCTCATCATTCAGATACGGCATGATAGTCATATGCAGCCACACCGGCGTCCCGTTCTTCATGCCGACCTGCACCTCGTCGCTCCAAACGCCGCCTGTGCTCAGCCTGCCGGTAATCTGCTGCATTCTGGCAGCATCCATATTCTTCAGATCGAGCAGCCTGAACGTGAAGCCGATCAGCTCAGCATTCTTGTAGCCGGTATATTCGCTCATGTTCTCATTGGCATGCTTGAATATGCCCTTAGGCGTGAGGATCGCTACAGCGGACGACTGGTCCAGCGCCTTCATCATGCTCTCGATTTCGCTCAGGGAGCGTTCAAGCTTGAACTGCTGATCCTGGAGCTCATCCTGCTGGGCATGCAGCTCCTCATTCTGCATCATCAGCTCTTCCTCTTTATCCTGGATGCTGTGCGCCATATTGAGGAACGCCTCATAAAGACGCCCGATTTCATCCTGCTTGTGCAACTTCCCGAGCAGCACGGCCTCTCCCGCCGCAAGCGAATTGCTGGCTGCCTCGAGCTTCACAATCGGGTCGATAAGAATCTTGAGAATCCGCCAGATCATCAGGGTGAACAGCAGCAGCAGCAGTGTGCTTAAGCCGAAGGCCAGCAGGGTAAATTCATTGGCCCGCTTCAGGGAATGATCCACTATATCGCTCAGCTGCCGGTCAGAGCGCAGCTTATATGCTTTGGTGTAGGTAAGAAAATCATTAACCGCTTCGGTGTTGCCATCACTGGCCAGCGCCCGCAGACTTGTATAGTCATTCTGCTTCACGAAGCTGATCGCCTTCGGCAGGGTCGCATTCTGATACTGGTCCACAAAGGTCTCCAGATCCGCTTTGAAGCTGGCTTCCTCAGGGGAGAGCTTTAGCGCAGAGTACTCACTGATAACACCTTTCAGCTTATCGAGCGCATCATAGGTCAGCTGGAGCTCATTGTCGTTTTTGAGCAGACTGTAGCCTCTTGCCCGGAAGAATACTTCATTCAGCGTAACCGCCATCTCATTGATAGTACCCGCCTTATGCTGCAGCACGTCCTGATCACGGTTCAGAGAGGTCTGTTCTGCATTAATGTAAATAAGAAGGCCCGTTCCTGACAGAAGAACCAGTGTGATCAGACCGGCAATGATACGGAAATACTTGTTTTTGATGCTCATTTTACCAAGGCTGCTTCTTATCACCGAGGATCCCCTCCACAATCT
Proteins encoded:
- a CDS encoding ATP-binding protein; this encodes MIRSSLGKMSIKNKYFRIIAGLITLVLLSGTGLLIYINAEQTSLNRDQDVLQHKAGTINEMAVTLNEVFFRARGYSLLKNDNELQLTYDALDKLKGVISEYSALKLSPEEASFKADLETFVDQYQNATLPKAISFVKQNDYTSLRALASDGNTEAVNDFLTYTKAYKLRSDRQLSDIVDHSLKRANEFTLLAFGLSTLLLLLFTLMIWRILKILIDPIVKLEAASNSLAAGEAVLLGKLHKQDEIGRLYEAFLNMAHSIQDKEEELMMQNEELHAQQDELQDQQFKLERSLSEIESMMKALDQSSAVAILTPKGIFKHANENMSEYTGYKNAELIGFTFRLLDLKNMDAARMQQITGRLSTGGVWSDEVQVGMKNGTPVWLHMTIMPYLNDEGQVYQYILIANNITSMKNVQQELAETLKKTEQTKTMLERSNQLNHDITYTLDKQEFAEKFIEFMNRQYAFDSSVFFLVKDQITVVKGVPQANVDRYLGSESGNMLYRMQSEKSYITKRPATEREQGIAPEPVHSFDYYSTVVNADNEVIAVFCGTRIGHSFSDDEINEIRGMMNRVGLAIERLFMYEEIEHGRRLNRDIVNNVNEGIQFVQMDGSMLQMNGALAQLFDYHGWTEGYLIPQEHWTGHFIRMANESEELELFYQKAMSEHFIESSSMKYSIGRDPLKHVDMYAIPVFRRDTRVGTLFVHRDITREYELDVMKSELVSTVSHELRTPLSSVLGFTELLLTKTMKPEKQLKYLETIHREAQRLTDLINDFLDLQRMESGTQQYNQEPLNLSTLVFGVIDQYKLSGTHTFTYEDEAHNAEVEVDRDKIVQVMTNLFSNAIKFSPGASEIKVSLHNEAERIIVQIQDHGLGIPKNQIGQLFQKFRRVDNSASKRIGGTGLGLAICKEIIEKHKGSIGIESEEGEGSTVWFSLPVLHTAGSRHEDEPVKLNADKEQKPNVMIVEDDYSLSLLLSEELKGKGFRVIHHYHPQQAFEQALRTPFVAIVVDLMLGEELDGWDLIRMLKNDTRTAPVPIIISSALDKTDKIMMDKVQKYLTKPYPPNELTGTLQEIVDNSRQGTGEVLFPDSSHTAEQ